Genomic window (Zymoseptoria tritici IPO323 chromosome 1, whole genome shotgun sequence):
GCTGGGTTGGTACTCTTGAATCTTGAGCTGCAAGCGCCCGAGGCGGGTTTTTCTAATAAGCCTGTAGGCTGTCGCATATCCAGGGTCTTCTCTCCTTCACCTCGTTCCCTCTCCCAAGTGTGTCTCCTTCAACCCACTCTTTCCCCTCGTTGTCCGTTGACTCCCGGTTCAGATCCGATGGGATCAACACTGAGCAACCCTACCCTGGTTGGCTGATCAAAAGTCAGAACCTTCCGAGTTGTCGTACGCCTCAAAAGGTGTACCCTCGCCGCGCGCAGGTCTCAGCTCCGCTCGCCTCTTCTTCACACTCTGACCTACCAACATCGACGACTGTCTATCTATTCCTTCCGGCCTCACATCACACTCGCTTCAGATCACATTGCACATCTGTCGCAGTATCAATCATCTCAACGCTACCGACCATCCATTGTCCCTAAGGTACCTAACAACCGACACTGAGGAGCAGTccgacatcatcatccatCGATCCATTTCCACCGCCACCCCGCATTTCAGACATCTTGCAGTCTGAAGCTCCCAGCACAgcaatcaatcaatcaatcaattTACCACGACTTGCACGTCGTGCCTCATATCTCTCCCCGCCCGACGAACCGTCACAAATCTGGCTCTCCCATAATGGACGGTAGAAATTGCAGCGGCCGCAAAATTTCACTACTCATCGAAAGTAGTGACGCGTCTGCGCtgccctcttcctcttccaccagAATCCACTTGCCTCCGCTCTCCGTCATTTCCGCGCCGCGTCCACGACTTCAAGCGTCGCGAGAATCGAGCTGttcttccacctccaccccgAGTCTCACTCCACAAACCCCATTGTTGGTCCGGAGCGACTCTCAAGACTCTTCCCGCGGCTTCCCCACGCCCTCTCCGTTGACGCCATCCTACCTTTCATTTCCGCCACACAAGCAACAACAactccatcatcaccatcatcaactgcaccaccaccaaaacggtcagcaccaccaccaataCTTTCTGGGTCATCACAGCTATTCCAAGATGGACGACCAAAATGCGTCCATGTACCCGCCGATCCCCGACGCGGCTGGTCTGATGCCGCAAGCCTACCCAATGCCACCGATGCAAATGCCGCAACAACTCCTACCGCACCAGCTCGCGCCGCAACAAGTCGTGCCGCCGCAAAGCATGGGACAGCAATTCCGCACTTCCGACTCACCTGCATCCGAGCCATCACGAGCATCAGCACAGGCGAGCAGCAAAGCCGGCCAGCAACCGAAAAAGAACCAATATCCTTGCCCCATGGCCAAGCAGGTCGGCTGCACCGACTTCTTCACCACTTCCGGACACGCGGCCCGCCACGCGAAAAAGCACACTGGCAAGAAAGACGCGTTTTGTCCGGAGTGCAACAAGGCGTTCACGCGCAAGGACAACATGGAGCAGCACCGAAGGACGCATCAGAATGGTCGTGGTGCGTCGCGAGCGTCCAACGACGATTCCAAGGTTAAGAAGCCTGCGAAGCAACCTGCGAAGAAGACTACGGCCAAGCCAGAGCCACATCTCGAGATGGCTTTGGAGCAGCAGCTAGCCGAGCAGGCGCAGCAAGTACAAACCGTTGCGCAGGCGGTTCGGGAACAGGATATCCAGCAGGCTGT
Coding sequences:
- a CDS encoding zinc finger protein (Zinc finger DNA binding protein. Possibly the pathway specific regulator for the diterpene secondary metabolite cluster in which it is located), with the protein product MDDQNASMYPPIPDAAGLMPQAYPMPPMQMPQQLLPHQLAPQQVVPPQSMGQQFRTSDSPASEPSRASAQASSKAGQQPKKNQYPCPMAKQVGCTDFFTTSGHAARHAKKHTGKKDAFCPECNKAFTRKDNMEQHRRTHQNGRGASRASNDDSKVKKPAKQPAKKTTAKPEPHLEMALEQQLAEQAQQVQTVAQAVREQDIQQAVTQQALADAMLVPAAGPYFLGGIDTGPIPALPMPLADMSIRPPLHRSSFANSLDFVPPVAPMVDPDTLHYSYPSPNGLTNGLNSLALAASEHSRRSEHASSPSDSAQQTRSPSIETPQRETP